TTACCATGTCATGCACACGCGAGGGGGAGGTACTGATCAATCTGCCCATCTCCAGCTTACGCCATGTACCCAGTACGGCAGCTACATGACCGTGTGGCAAACTGCGGACCACTTCAAAGGCTTCTGAGGCTGGCAGGTATGTCTGGCCCTTGAGAGCGCCTCTGATAATGTCAATAACTTGAGGGGGCAGGTGAGAGATATTGCCCAGGGTCTGGTGCTTGACCTTGCCACCCTCGCGGTAGGTACGTCGCAGGAGATGAGTGTAGTAGGCCTTCCCCTTATGCACTCGCTTGGTGGTGGCTACATGTACCGGACCGCCTCGATCAGGAATACACCCATTCTAGCACATCCCCTGATCAATGTCAAGACATACTCGTGGCTACATAATGCCGCCCACTCCGTTCCTGGATCGTGCCTGGCTGTCCCTCAAATAGGGGGGAACTTCAGATTAGTGGTTTGCGCGGACTGGCAGAGCGTTGCAGCCCCGACCGCCAGAAGACTCAACCCTCGATACCCGATCAGCTTGCAGCATCATGAATGACGATCCGGTGCCGTATCGGGGAGCAGGCCGATTCATGGTTCTCAACAAGTCATGAATCGCTGATGGGCTAGACAGACTAGGTGTCGTTATAGTCACCCAGCCCTCTGATATTTCGGCTCTGGGGATGATCCGAAACATTGACTTCCTCCGCCATAAGGAAATTCCCATTATCGGACTCCTCACAATGATGGACGGATATCTTTGCCCTGATTGCGGGTAGGCAAAGCATCTATTGATTCTCACAAGCTCGGCGAGCGACCTACACAAAATGGACTATTGTTACCGCATCGATTGAGTCCATATCTCAGCCGAGTAGCTACTTCTTATCACCCAATACAGCTACCATCAAGACGCCAGGACCGGTATGTGTACCGATAGCCGGAGTCACCTTTGAGCGATAGATACGCTCTTTGGGAAACTTGGCGCCAAGGTGCTTGACTAGGGCCTCTGCTTCGTCAGGGCATGCTGCATCCTCTACCGCCATCTCCTCGATATAGGAATAACTCATAGCAAAGCTGTATAGACGCTCTACTGCCTTAGATCGAGAGCGTGTTCTGCCCACGGGCTCAGCCACACCATCTCTTAGAGTCAGAAGAGGATTCACTCTGAGCAGCGATCCCAGAAAAGCCTGACCGTTGCCGATGCGTCCCCCTCTCCTGAGATACTCCAAAGTATCAAAGGTGCATAGCAAGTCTACACGAGGAATAGTCTTCTGGGTTACGTCTATCACTTCGTCAAGGCTAGCCCCAGACTGAGCCGCCCTGGCTGCTTTCATGACTATGAATCCCTCTGTCATAGCGCCCCATCTTGAATCAATTACTTGGACGCGGCATTTGGTCTTCATTAACCCTACACTTTGTGACGCCACTTCATAGGTGCCACTAAGCCTAGAACTAATCATGATGGCAAGAATTTCGTCCGTCTGTTCAGCCAGCTTATCATATGCCTGAGCAAAGGTCGCAGGCGTGGGAACTGATGTAACCGGTAGTACCTTGCTGTGCTTCAGCTTCTCGTAGAACTGCTCAGCAGTCAGGTCAATATTATCGCGGTAGACCTTTTCTCCAAAGCGAAGAGCTATGGGTATTACTGTAATGCCGAGCTCCTTGACCACCTCATACGGCAAATCAGCAACGCTATCGGTTACAATTTTGACTGCCATGATTTCTAATACACTATTACAAGATTACAAGCTCTATTCTATGTGTTTGCTTCTGAGATGACAAAGAAAGGGCAGCGAGGTGTCCCATCGCACGGTTAGAGGTGGGTATTCGGTCCCGGCAGGAATCGCCCCCGTGCTTGATGGGCGATATGTGGACCAGTGGGCTTATCTCAACGGCGTAGCCCTGGATTTCATCCGTCCCGGGAAGCCAACAGACAATGCTTTCATAGAAGCCTTCAATGGTCGGCTTAGACAGGAGTGCCTTAACAAAAATTGATCTTTGTCCCGGAAGATGCCAGGGATAAAGTGGAGCGGTGACGAAAGGA
The nucleotide sequence above comes from Chloroflexota bacterium. Encoded proteins:
- a CDS encoding DegV family protein; translated protein: MAVKIVTDSVADLPYEVVKELGITVIPIALRFGEKVYRDNIDLTAEQFYEKLKHSKVLPVTSVPTPATFAQAYDKLAEQTDEILAIMISSRLSGTYEVASQSVGLMKTKCRVQVIDSRWGAMTEGFIVMKAARAAQSGASLDEVIDVTQKTIPRVDLLCTFDTLEYLRRGGRIGNGQAFLGSLLRVNPLLTLRDGVAEPVGRTRSRSKAVERLYSFAMSYSYIEEMAVEDAACPDEAEALVKHLGAKFPKERIYRSKVTPAIGTHTGPGVLMVAVLGDKK